The following are encoded in a window of Oncorhynchus keta strain PuntledgeMale-10-30-2019 unplaced genomic scaffold, Oket_V2 Un_scaffold_9913_pilon_pilon, whole genome shotgun sequence genomic DNA:
- the LOC127929731 gene encoding filaggrin-2-like isoform X12 → MTHRHTHILSVSDTLDTHTHTLDTHTHTGHTHTHTGHTHTHWTHTHTHWTHTHTHWQHTHTGNTHTHTHWTHTHTLDTHTHTHTGDTHTHTHWTHTHTHWTHTHTHTLDTHTHTLDTHTHTLDTHTHTHWTHTHTHWTHTHTDTHWTHTHTLYTNTHTLDTHTLDTHTHTLDTHTHTHWTHTHTHWTHTHTHTHTHTHIHTLDTHTHWTHTHTHTGHTHTHTHTHTHTLDTHTHTHTHWIHTHTLDTHTHTHTGDTHTHTHWRHTHTHTHWRHTHTHTHWTHTHTLDTHTHTHTLDTHTHTLDTHTHTLDTHTHTHWTHTHTHTHTLDTHTHRHTLDTHTHCTRTHTHWTHTHWTHTHTHWTHTHTHTGHTHTHTGHTHTHWTHTHTHTHTHTGHTHTLDTHTHTHWTHTHTHTHTHTHTHTHTHTGYTHTHTGQTHTYWTNTHTHYTHTTHWTHTHWTHTHTGHTHTHWTHTHTHWTHTHTHTLDTHRHTLPQTHTLNTHTHWTHTHTHTGHTQTHTATDTHTHTGHTQTHTATDTHTEHTHTHWTHTGHTNTHTLDTDTYTGHTHTHTLDTHTGHTHTLDTHTHYTLDTHTLDTHTHTGHTHWTHTHTTHWTHTHWTHTHWTHTHWAHTLHTGHTHTGHTHTGHTHTHTHTGHTHTGQTHTHTHTHTHTLRVFL, encoded by the exons atgacacacagacacacacacattctctctgtcAGTGAcacgctggacacacacacacacacactggacacacacacacacactggacacacacacacacacactggacacacacacacacactggacacacacacacacacactggacacacacacacacacactggcaacacacacacactggcaacacacacacacacacacactggacacacacacacacactggacacacacacacacacacacactggagacacacacacacacacacactggacacacacacacacacactggacacacacacacacacacacactggacacacacacacacacactggacacacacacacacacactggacacacacacacacacacactggacacacacacacacacactggacacacacacacacagacacacactggacacacacacacacactgtacacgaacacacacacactggacacacacacactggacacacacacacacacactggacacacacacacacacacactggacacacacacacacacactggacacacacacacacacacacacacacacacacacacatacacacactggacacacacacacactggacacacacacacacacacactggacacacacacacacacacacacacacacacacacacactggacacacacacacacacacacacacactggatacacacacacacactggacacacacacacacacacacactggagacacacacacacacacacactggagacacacacacacacacacacactggagacacacacacacacacacacactggacacacacacacacactggacacacacacacacacacacacactggacacacacacacacacactggacacacacacacacacactggacacacacacacacacacactggacacacacacacacacacacacacacactggacacacacacacacagacacacactggacacacacacacactgtacacgaacacacacacactggacacacacacactggacacacacacacacacactggacacacacacacacacacactggacacacacacacacacactggacacacacacacacactggacacacacacacacacacacacacacacacactggacacacacacacactggacacacacacacacacacactggacacacacacacacacacacacacacacacacacacacacacacacacacacacactggatacacacacacacacactggacaaacacacacatactggacaaacacacacacacactacacacacactacacactggacacacacacactggacacacacacacactggacacacacacacacactggacacacacacacacacactggacacacacacacacacacacactggacacacacagacacacactgccacagacacacacactgaacacacacacacac tggacacacacacacacacacactggacacacacagacacacactgccacagacacacacacacacactggacacacacagacacacactgccacagacacacacactgaacacacacacacacactggacacacactggacacacaaacacacacacattggacacGGACACatacactggacacacacacacacacacactggacacacacactggacacacacacacactggacacacacacacactacacactggacacacacacactggacacacacacacacactggacacacacactggacacacacacacactacacactggacacacacacactggacacacacacactggacacacacacactgggcacacacacta
- the LOC127929731 gene encoding filaggrin-2-like isoform X5 yields the protein MTHRHTHILSVSDTLDTHTHTLDTHTHTGHTHTHTGHTHTHWTHTHTHWTHTHTHWQHTHTGNTHTHTHWTHTHTLDTHTHTHTGDTHTHTHWTHTHTHWTHTHTHTLDTHTHTLDTHTHTLDTHTHTHWTHTHTHWTHTHTDTHWTHTHTLYTNTHTLDTHTLDTHTHTLDTHTHTHWTHTHTHWTHTHTHTHTHTHIHTLDTHTHWTHTHTHTGHTHTHTHTHTHTLDTHTHTHTHWIHTHTLDTHTHTHTGDTHTHTHWRHTHTHTHWRHTHTHTHWTHTHTLDTHTHTHTLDTHTHTLDTHTHTLDTHTHTHWTHTHTHTHTLDTHTHRHTLDTHTHCTRTHTHWTHTHWTHTHTHWTHTHTHTGHTHTHTGHTHTHWTHTHTHTHTHTGHTHTLDTHTHTHWTHTHTHTHTHTHTHTHTHTGYTHTHTGQTHTYWTNTHTHYTHTTHWTHTHWTHTHTGHTHTHWTHTHTHWTHTHTHTLDTHRHTLPQTHTLNTHTHTHTHTHTHTHTHTHRTHTATDTHTEHTHTHWTHTGHTNTHTLDTDTYTGHTHTHTGHTHTHWTHTLDTHTHTLHTGHTHTHTHRGHTHTHTHRTHTHTHTLDTHTTHWTHTHWTHTTHWTHTHWTHTHTLDTHTHTLDTHRHTLPQTHTLNTHTHWTHTHTHTGHTQTHTATDTHTHTGHTQTHTATDTHTEHTHTHWTHTGHTNTHTLDTDTYTGHTHTHTLDTHTGHTHTLDTHTHYTLDTHTLDTHTHTGHTHWTHTHTTHWTHTHWTHTHWTHTHWAHTLHTGHTHTGHTHTGHTHTHTHTGHTHTGQTHTHTHTHTHTLRVFL from the exons atgacacacagacacacacacattctctctgtcAGTGAcacgctggacacacacacacacacactggacacacacacacacactggacacacacacacacacactggacacacacacacacactggacacacacacacacacactggacacacacacacacacactggcaacacacacacactggcaacacacacacacacacacactggacacacacacacacactggacacacacacacacacacacactggagacacacacacacacacacactggacacacacacacacacactggacacacacacacacacacacactggacacacacacacacacactggacacacacacacacacactggacacacacacacacacacactggacacacacacacacacactggacacacacacacacagacacacactggacacacacacacacactgtacacgaacacacacacactggacacacacacactggacacacacacacacacactggacacacacacacacacacactggacacacacacacacacactggacacacacacacacacacacacacacacacacacacatacacacactggacacacacacacactggacacacacacacacacacactggacacacacacacacacacacacacacacacacacacactggacacacacacacacacacacacacactggatacacacacacacactggacacacacacacacacacacactggagacacacacacacacacacactggagacacacacacacacacacacactggagacacacacacacacacacacactggacacacacacacacactggacacacacacacacacacacacactggacacacacacacacacactggacacacacacacacacactggacacacacacacacacacactggacacacacacacacacacacacacacactggacacacacacacacagacacacactggacacacacacacactgtacacgaacacacacacactggacacacacacactggacacacacacacacacactggacacacacacacacacacactggacacacacacacacacactggacacacacacacacactggacacacacacacacacacacacacacacacactggacacacacacacactggacacacacacacacacacactggacacacacacacacacacacacacacacacacacacacacacacacacacacacactggatacacacacacacacactggacaaacacacacatactggacaaacacacacacacactacacacacactacacactggacacacacacactggacacacacacacactggacacacacacacacactggacacacacacacacacactggacacacacacacacacacacactggacacacacagacacacactgccacagacacacacactgaacacacacacacacacacacacacacacacacacacacacacacacacacacacacaggacacacactgccacagacacacacactgaacacacacacacacactggacacacactggacacacaaacacacacacattggacacGGACACatacactggacacacacacacacacactggacacacacacacacactggacacacacactggacacacacacacacacactacacactggacacacacacacacacacacacagaggacacacacacacacacacacaccggacacacacacacacacacacactggacacacacactacacactggacacacacacactggacacacactacacactggacacacacacactggacacaca cacacacactggacacacacacacacacactggacacacacagacacacactgccacagacacacacactgaacacacacacacac tggacacacacacacacacacactggacacacacagacacacactgccacagacacacacacacacactggacacacacagacacacactgccacagacacacacactgaacacacacacacacactggacacacactggacacacaaacacacacacattggacacGGACACatacactggacacacacacacacacacactggacacacacactggacacacacacacactggacacacacacacactacacactggacacacacacactggacacacacacacacactggacacacacactggacacacacacacactacacactggacacacacacactggacacacacacactggacacacacacactgggcacacacacta
- the LOC127929731 gene encoding filaggrin-2-like isoform X2, with protein sequence MTHRHTHILSVSDTLDTHTHTLDTHTHTGHTHTHTGHTHTHWTHTHTHWTHTHTHWQHTHTGNTHTHTHWTHTHTLDTHTHTHTGDTHTHTHWTHTHTHWTHTHTHTLDTHTHTLDTHTHTLDTHTHTHWTHTHTHWTHTHTDTHWTHTHTLYTNTHTLDTHTLDTHTHTLDTHTHTHWTHTHTHWTHTHTHTHTHTHIHTLDTHTHWTHTHTHTGHTHTHTHTHTHTLDTHTHTHTHWIHTHTLDTHTHTHTGDTHTHTHWRHTHTHTHWRHTHTHTHWTHTHTLDTHTHTHTLDTHTHTLDTHTHTLDTHTHTHWTHTHTHTHTLDTHTHRHTLDTHTHCTRTHTHWTHTHWTHTHTHWTHTHTHTGHTHTHTGHTHTHWTHTHTHTHTHTGHTHTLDTHTHTHWTHTHTHTHTHTHTHTHTHTGYTHTHTGQTHTYWTNTHTHYTHTTHWTHTHWTHTHTGHTHTHWTHTHTHWTHTHTHTLDTHRHTLPQTHTLNTHTHTHTHTHTHTHTHTHRTHTATDTHTEHTHTHWTHTGHTNTHTLDTDTYTGHTHTHTGHTHTHWTHTLDTHTHTLHTGHTHTHTHRGHTHTHTHRTHTHTHTLDTHTTHWTHTHWTHTTHWTHTHWTHRHTLPQTHTLNTHTHWTHTHTGHTHTHTGHTQTHTATDTHTEHTHTHWTHTHTGHTHTLDTHTHWTHTHTGHTHTHWTHTHTTHWTHTHWTHTHTHRGHTHTHTHTLDTHTGHTHYTLDTHTLDTHYTLDTHTLDTHTHWTHTHTHTGHTQTHTATDTHTHTGHTQTHTATDTHTEHTLDTDTYTGHTHTHTLDTHTGHTHTLDTHTHYTLDTHTLDTHTHTGHTHWTHTHTTHWTHTHWTHTHWTHTHWAHTLHTGHTHTGHTHTGHTHTHTHTGHTHTGQTHTHTHTHTHTLRVFL encoded by the exons atgacacacagacacacacacattctctctgtcAGTGAcacgctggacacacacacacacacactggacacacacacacacactggacacacacacacacacactggacacacacacacacactggacacacacacacacacactggacacacacacacacacactggcaacacacacacactggcaacacacacacacacacacactggacacacacacacacactggacacacacacacacacacacactggagacacacacacacacacacactggacacacacacacacacactggacacacacacacacacacacactggacacacacacacacacactggacacacacacacacacactggacacacacacacacacacactggacacacacacacacacactggacacacacacacacagacacacactggacacacacacacacactgtacacgaacacacacacactggacacacacacactggacacacacacacacacactggacacacacacacacacacactggacacacacacacacacactggacacacacacacacacacacacacacacacacacacatacacacactggacacacacacacactggacacacacacacacacacactggacacacacacacacacacacacacacacacacacacactggacacacacacacacacacacacacactggatacacacacacacactggacacacacacacacacacacactggagacacacacacacacacacactggagacacacacacacacacacacactggagacacacacacacacacacacactggacacacacacacacactggacacacacacacacacacacacactggacacacacacacacacactggacacacacacacacacactggacacacacacacacacacactggacacacacacacacacacacacacacactggacacacacacacacagacacacactggacacacacacacactgtacacgaacacacacacactggacacacacacactggacacacacacacacacactggacacacacacacacacacactggacacacacacacacacactggacacacacacacacactggacacacacacacacacacacacacacacacactggacacacacacacactggacacacacacacacacacactggacacacacacacacacacacacacacacacacacacacacacacacacacacacactggatacacacacacacacactggacaaacacacacatactggacaaacacacacacacactacacacacactacacactggacacacacacactggacacacacacacactggacacacacacacacactggacacacacacacacacactggacacacacacacacacacacactggacacacacagacacacactgccacagacacacacactgaacacacacacacacacacacacacacacacacacacacacacacacacacacacacaggacacacactgccacagacacacacactgaacacacacacacacactggacacacactggacacacaaacacacacacattggacacGGACACatacactggacacacacacacacacactggacacacacacacacactggacacacacactggacacacacacacacacactacacactggacacacacacacacacacacacagaggacacacacacacacacacacaccggacacacacacacacacacacactggacacacacactacacactggacacacacacactggacacacactacacactggacacacacacactggacacacagacacacactgccacagacacacacactgaacacacacacacactggacacacacacacactggacacacacacacacacactggacacacacagacacacactgccacagacacacacactgaacacacacacacacactggacacacacacacactggacacacacacacactggacacacacacacactggacacacacacacactggacacacacacacacactggacacacacacacactacacactggacacacacacactggacacacacacacacacacagaggacacacacacacacacacacacacactggacacacacactggacacacacactacacactggacacacacacactggacacacactacacactggacacacacacactggacacacacacacactggacacacacacacacacacactggacacacacagacacacactgccacagacacacacacacacactggacacacacagacacacactgccacagacacacacactgaacacacac tggacacGGACACatacactggacacacacacacacacacactggacacacacactggacacacacacacactggacacacacacacactacacactggacacacacacactggacacacacacacacactggacacacacactggacacacacacacactacacactggacacacacacactggacacacacacactggacacacacacactgggcacacacacta
- the LOC127929731 gene encoding filaggrin-2-like isoform X3 — protein sequence MTHRHTHILSVSDTLDTHTHTLDTHTHTGHTHTHTGHTHTHWTHTHTHWTHTHTHWQHTHTGNTHTHTHWTHTHTLDTHTHTHTGDTHTHTHWTHTHTHWTHTHTHTLDTHTHTLDTHTHTLDTHTHTHWTHTHTHWTHTHTDTHWTHTHTLYTNTHTLDTHTLDTHTHTLDTHTHTHWTHTHTHWTHTHTHTHTHTHIHTLDTHTHWTHTHTHTGHTHTHTHTHTHTLDTHTHTHTHWIHTHTLDTHTHTHTGDTHTHTHWRHTHTHTHWRHTHTHTHWTHTHTLDTHTHTHTLDTHTHTLDTHTHTLDTHTHTHWTHTHTHTHTLDTHTHRHTLDTHTHCTRTHTHWTHTHWTHTHTHWTHTHTHTGHTHTHTGHTHTHWTHTHTHTHTHTGHTHTLDTHTHTHWTHTHTHTHTHTHTHTHTHTGYTHTHTGQTHTYWTNTHTHYTHTTHWTHTHWTHTHTGHTHTHWTHTHTHWTHTHTHTLDTHRHTLPQTHTLNTHTHTHTHTHTHTHTHTHRTHTATDTHTEHTHTHWTHTGHTNTHTLDTDTYTGHTHTHTGHTHTHWTHTLDTHTHTLHTGHTHTHTHRGHTHTHTHRTHTHTHTLDTHTTHWTHTHWTHTTHWTHTHWTHRHTLPQTHTLNTHTHWTHTHTGHTHTHTGHTQTHTATDTHTEHTHTHWTHTHTGHTHTLDTHTHWTHTHTGHTHTHWTHTHTTHWTHTHWTHTHTHRGHTHTHTHTLDTHTGHTHYTLDTHTLDTHYTLDTHTLDTHTHWTHTHTHTGHTQTHTATDTHTHTGHTQTHTATDTHTEHTHTHWTHTGHTNTHTLDTDTYTGHTHTHTLDTHTGHTHTLDTHTHTTHWTHTHWTHTHWTHTHWAHTLHTGHTHTGHTHTGHTHTHTHTGHTHTGQTHTHTHTHTHTLRVFL from the exons atgacacacagacacacacacattctctctgtcAGTGAcacgctggacacacacacacacacactggacacacacacacacactggacacacacacacacacactggacacacacacacacactggacacacacacacacacactggacacacacacacacacactggcaacacacacacactggcaacacacacacacacacacactggacacacacacacacactggacacacacacacacacacacactggagacacacacacacacacacactggacacacacacacacacactggacacacacacacacacacacactggacacacacacacacacactggacacacacacacacacactggacacacacacacacacacactggacacacacacacacacactggacacacacacacacagacacacactggacacacacacacacactgtacacgaacacacacacactggacacacacacactggacacacacacacacacactggacacacacacacacacacactggacacacacacacacacactggacacacacacacacacacacacacacacacacacacatacacacactggacacacacacacactggacacacacacacacacacactggacacacacacacacacacacacacacacacacacacactggacacacacacacacacacacacacactggatacacacacacacactggacacacacacacacacacacactggagacacacacacacacacacactggagacacacacacacacacacacactggagacacacacacacacacacacactggacacacacacacacactggacacacacacacacacacacacactggacacacacacacacacactggacacacacacacacacactggacacacacacacacacacactggacacacacacacacacacacacacacactggacacacacacacacagacacacactggacacacacacacactgtacacgaacacacacacactggacacacacacactggacacacacacacacacactggacacacacacacacacacactggacacacacacacacacactggacacacacacacacactggacacacacacacacacacacacacacacacactggacacacacacacactggacacacacacacacacacactggacacacacacacacacacacacacacacacacacacacacacacacacacacacactggatacacacacacacacactggacaaacacacacatactggacaaacacacacacacactacacacacactacacactggacacacacacactggacacacacacacactggacacacacacacacactggacacacacacacacacactggacacacacacacacacacacactggacacacacagacacacactgccacagacacacacactgaacacacacacacacacacacacacacacacacacacacacacacacacacacacacaggacacacactgccacagacacacacactgaacacacacacacacactggacacacactggacacacaaacacacacacattggacacGGACACatacactggacacacacacacacacactggacacacacacacacactggacacacacactggacacacacacacacacactacacactggacacacacacacacacacacacagaggacacacacacacacacacacaccggacacacacacacacacacacactggacacacacactacacactggacacacacacactggacacacactacacactggacacacacacactggacacacagacacacactgccacagacacacacactgaacacacacacacactggacacacacacacactggacacacacacacacacactggacacacacagacacacactgccacagacacacacactgaacacacacacacacactggacacacacacacactggacacacacacacactggacacacacacacactggacacacacacacactggacacacacacacacactggacacacacacacactacacactggacacacacacactggacacacacacacacacacagaggacacacacacacacacacacacacactggacacacacactggacacacacactacacactggacacacacacactggacacacactacacactggacacacacacactggacacacacacacactggacacacacacacacacacactggacacacacagacacacactgccacagacacacacacacacactggacacacacagacacacactgccacagacacacacactgaacacacacacacacactggacacacactggacacacaaacacacacacattggacacGGACACatacactggacacacacacacacacacactggacacacacactggacacacacacacactggacacacacacacac actacacactggacacacacacactggacacacacacactggacacacacacactgggcacacacacta